A window of the Phalacrocorax carbo chromosome 26, bPhaCar2.1, whole genome shotgun sequence genome harbors these coding sequences:
- the LOC135317454 gene encoding olfactory receptor 14A16-like, whose product MSNSSSITLFLLLAFTETRELQLLHFWLSLAIYLAALLGNGLIVTAIACDHRLHAPMYFFLLNLSLLDLGSISTTLPKSMANSLWDTRGISYVGCAAQLFFFFFLMSAEYFLLTVMAYDRYVAICTPLHYGTLLGSRACAHMAAAAWASGFLNALLHTASTFSLPLCHGNALGQFFCEIPQILRLSCSDTYLREVGILVVSACLVFGCFVFILFSYVQIFRAVLRLPSEQGRHKAFSTCLPHLAVVSLFISTAMFAYLKPPSISSPSLDLVVAVLYSVVPPAVNPLIYSMRNQELKDAVGKLITGCFSGARNCLLPSPQHSEWNS is encoded by the coding sequence atgtccaacagcagctccatcaccctgttcctcctcctggcgTTCACAGAGacgcgggagctgcagctcctgcacttctggctctccctggccatctacctggctgccctcctgggcaacGGGCTCATCGTCACCGCCATCGCCTGCGACCACCGCCTCCACGCccccatgtacttcttcctcctcaacctctccctcctcgacctgggctccatctccaccactctccccaaatccatggcCAATTCCCTCTGGGACACCAGGGGCATCTCCTACGTGGGATGTGCTGcacagctctttttctttttctttttgatgtcagcagaatattttctccTCACGGTGATGGCCTACGACCGCTACGTGGCCATCTGCACACCCCTGCACTACGGgaccctgctgggcagcagagcttgtgcccacatggcagcagctgcctgggccagTGGGTTTCTCAATGCTCTGCTGCACACGGCCAGTACATTTTCactgcccctctgccatggcaatgccctggggcagttcttctgtgaaatccccCAGATCCTCAGGCTCTCCTGCTCAGACACCTACCTCAGGGAAGTCGGGATTCTTGTCGTTAGTGCCTGTTTAGtgtttggctgttttgttttcatccttttctcctATGTGCAGATCTTCAGGGCCGTGCTGAGGCtcccctctgagcagggacggcacaaagccttttccacgTGCCTCCCTCACCTGGCTGTGGTCTCCCTGTTTATCAGCACTGCCATGTTTGCCTACCTGAAGcccccctccatctcctccccatccctggacctggtggtggcagtgctgtactCGGTGGTGCCTCCAGCAGTGAACCCCCTCATCTACAGCATGAGGAACCAGGAGCTCAAGGATGCCGTGGGGAAACTGATCACTGGATGTTTTTCAGGTGCAAGAAACTGCTTGTTGCCTTCTCCACAGCACTCAGAATGGAACTCATGA